The region AAATACAGCTACAAGTCCTGGAGTTAAAGCAAGTAAAGGCAAAGCATTGCTGATCTGAAGGTTCTTTAACGCAGTCATTACACATAAAAATGCAAGCACTCCAATAACTGATTTGATAAACAAAACAAAAAGATTGTATGAATATATTGCTTCATAATTAATAAAAAAGAAAAATGGTATTGATAATATTAGATTTACTACTGCTAAATGAAATGAGAATTCAACAGGGTTAAGATCAAATAATACTTTCTTTTGAGTTATCGCTGCAAATGCAGAAAAGAAAGAAGAAAGTAAGGCAATTAAAAACCAGTCCATCAGAATATTTGTTTAATTAATATTATTGTTCTTGTCTATCATTACAATTTAGAAACAGCACGGTAATCTTTGATTTGTATTAAAAGTAAGATCACTTTGCTCAACTTGTAATGACAATAATAAGAAATATTAAAACTCCACTGCTAATTTAGCAAAAATATTTCTGCCCGGTTCAATTGTTAAATTACCTCTTGTAGTTGAAAGGTGATTACGGTATGATTTGTCAAATAGATTATCAATACCAGCAAATACTCTCACTTTTACCGTTGTAAAGTCTATTGGCACAGATGAAAAAGCACAATTAAAAATTACATAACCCGGAGTTTTTAATTCACCTGGTGCAACATCACCCTGCTCAGCAAATAGTGTAGATGAGATATCTGCATTGGCAAAATCAAATAAGTTAAATTTAATTCCCGCAGTTCCGTTTAATGGCGGAATCTCAGACAGATTTCCTCCGCTTGTAACATCATCACCTTTGGTATAAGAAAACGCTGTATAAAAAACATAATCATTGATAAAGTTAAATTCAGAGCTAAGATCAAATCCATATATTCTTGCTTCACCAATGTTTGTTTTGAATGTTGCATTTCTGCCTTCGAAAGTACCGCGGACTTCTGAAACAAGATTATTGAAATAGCTGTAGTAAATACTTGTAATAATTTTAAGATTATCTCCATATAGTCTGAATCCTAAATCTATATTTTTTCCTTCTTCGGGTTTTAAAGCAGGATTTCCAATTCTAACCAAACTGCCCTGATCTATGAATTGAAATCTTTCTTCCAATGAGGGAGAACGAAAAGAATAAGCTAATCCGAGAGTAATATTTATTAATGAACTCAGCGAATATTTCAATCCAAGGTTAGAACTAAACGAGCTATTATTTGATTTAACATCATTCCAGATTATTTGCTGTCCGGCTGGATTATTATTCAGGTTTCCGTTCACAATTTCATACTCAGGATTAAAAGTCTTTTCACCAGAAATACCGATGTAATCATATCTGACACCAAGATTAAGATCTAATTTATCTTTAAGCAGATTCATTCCATCCTGTGCAAAAACGCCAAAGCTGCTGTATGATGAATTTGGAAGCGGTTTTTCACCGATTATTTTATTTGTAGTACTTAAAACTTGTCCTGCTGAATCCAGTGCTTCTATCTTTTGATATTTTTCTCTATGACCTTCATATTTTCTATCCCAATAATCCAGCCCAAGAATTAAGTTATTCCAATCTGCCAACAAAAGATTTCCCTGAAGCAGAATATTATTACTCTTGTGATCGGCACCGGGAGTAATCTTAAGAACACTGACTCTTCTTGCCGGTGTGCCGCCAGAACCCGGAACCATCTGCACAGTATGTGGAATATTTTCCACGTCTCTTGCGATATACTGATAAGAGTATTTAGCAGTCAGCTTATAAAACATTTCTGAAATATTCTGGATTTCATATCCGGCAGAGATCAATTCTCTTTTTTCAAATGGATAACGAACATCTGCATTATTTGGAAAGACTGATGCACCTGGTATCCCTACATTATTTGCTTTAAATAATTGATAATCAATTGAAAGTTTTTGATTTGTTACCGGTAAAACATTTAGCGAACCGGTAAAACTATAATCTTCAAACTGACTGTTTTTTAATTCACCAAGTGGAGTACGGGTATTGTTTGCTTTTCTGTACGAGCCGGAAAATTTTGAAGCCCAGAAAGTTCCACCGCTGTATAATGAACCTGCAAATGCAGATAAGTTATTTACCGAATTAAACTGTGCAGCAAAATTTCCATTAACTGAAAATGTATTGTATAAAGAAGGAGCCTTTGTAATTATATTCACAATTCCTCCTGTTGCACCAGATCCATAAATTGAAGATGATGCTCCTTTAATAATCTCAATTCTGTCAATGTCATTTAGATTTACCATTGATAAACGCGCCGCTATATCTGTAGCTGTTAATATCCTGCTGCCATCAATCAAAGTAACAATATTTTCTCTGTTTAATCCTCTAATACTGATTTCAGTGCCCCAGACACCATCGCGTAAAAGAGACACTCCCGGCTGATCTTTTACAATATCAGCAAATGATTGTAATGGTTTTGATTCTATTTCTTTAGCACTGATAAGCAATTCAGAGTAAGGTGAGTTTTTTAAATAGTCCTCAGTTTTACTAGTACTTACTATTACTTCATCAAGCTCAATCAATGATGGTTCAAGTGTTATACCTAAATCTTTCATTGATGATTCTATTGTTACTTTATCTGAAAATAGTTTATATCCTAAGCGTGAAATTTTTATTTCGTAACTGCCTGAAGGAATATCATGAATTGTAAATAATCCATGATTATTTGTGTATGTGGAATAATTATAATTAATAAAAACAAAAGCACCTGATATGGGTTGATTCGTTTTTGAATCAGATACTTTCCCCTGAAAATTTATTGACTGAGAAAATATTGACTGGGTAAATCCAATTAATATTACTAATGTTAGGACTCGGAGTTTCATGATGGTAGTTTGGTTTTTCAATGAATTGTATTAACATATAAAAGTAAATTTACTATGTAAAGATAACTCTTCTTATGCAAGTTTCGAAGTTTAGATCAGCTTCAGCAATTATTAATAATTATGAAAGATCGAATATTTGATAAACATAGTTTTAATATTTTACAGATAGAATTAAAACCTGCAAATCAATGTTTAGTAATAATAAACACCGCCATAAGCCGGCATTAAATCTTAGCATCCACCTATAATTCGCTTTTGTGTTTTCTTTACAGGTCCTGCTGATTTATTTTCTTTTATCAGCACAGGAATTATTGAACTAGCTTTTGTCCTGAACCTGTATGTATCCTCTTCCCTTTTATTATTTGCAACGAGAGTTTTATCAAATTCCAAAATTTCTTTATTGAATTTATTTAATCCGCCTTCAAGAATTATAATATTTTTAAAACCTAATTTGTTCGCTACAATTGCCAATTGCCTTTCTTGA is a window of Ignavibacterium sp. DNA encoding:
- a CDS encoding TonB-dependent receptor, whose amino-acid sequence is MKLRVLTLVILIGFTQSIFSQSINFQGKVSDSKTNQPISGAFVFINYNYSTYTNNHGLFTIHDIPSGSYEIKISRLGYKLFSDKVTIESSMKDLGITLEPSLIELDEVIVSTSKTEDYLKNSPYSELLISAKEIESKPLQSFADIVKDQPGVSLLRDGVWGTEISIRGLNRENIVTLIDGSRILTATDIAARLSMVNLNDIDRIEIIKGASSSIYGSGATGGIVNIITKAPSLYNTFSVNGNFAAQFNSVNNLSAFAGSLYSGGTFWASKFSGSYRKANNTRTPLGELKNSQFEDYSFTGSLNVLPVTNQKLSIDYQLFKANNVGIPGASVFPNNADVRYPFEKRELISAGYEIQNISEMFYKLTAKYSYQYIARDVENIPHTVQMVPGSGGTPARRVSVLKITPGADHKSNNILLQGNLLLADWNNLILGLDYWDRKYEGHREKYQKIEALDSAGQVLSTTNKIIGEKPLPNSSYSSFGVFAQDGMNLLKDKLDLNLGVRYDYIGISGEKTFNPEYEIVNGNLNNNPAGQQIIWNDVKSNNSSFSSNLGLKYSLSSLINITLGLAYSFRSPSLEERFQFIDQGSLVRIGNPALKPEEGKNIDLGFRLYGDNLKIITSIYYSYFNNLVSEVRGTFEGRNATFKTNIGEARIYGFDLSSEFNFINDYVFYTAFSYTKGDDVTSGGNLSEIPPLNGTAGIKFNLFDFANADISSTLFAEQGDVAPGELKTPGYVIFNCAFSSVPIDFTTVKVRVFAGIDNLFDKSYRNHLSTTRGNLTIEPGRNIFAKLAVEF